A window of the Agromyces mariniharenae genome harbors these coding sequences:
- a CDS encoding VWA domain-containing protein codes for MGRHSVKAPAKRPGRALILSIVAALAVVGIVASGVFVWVGGYLNPLFAAADAGCAGSERLAIVADTTIAPALTDIAKEFDANSETCVQTKITSQDSADTSAVLASGGLDADAWIPESDVWVDRMSATAASLGQTPPEVEVGEAVAATPVVFAAPATKAAQIASEPVTWSRVLGGGMPTILPDPEASSTSLAGLLALRGHSSPDDPRQFAGAMIELGKSIPASTGAAFAALAAVQQPSVVITSEAQVAAYNLEEPAETLVAAYPADGTVLVEYPFVRLPSQSDDEATADGAANATKTRAELLTAFAAAVRDATDRLAADGFRAPDGTGAIDVAGLAAEGPVGAATELDAAAQLEILRAWAVLTLRSRMLAVIDVSGSMEEPAESGLRRIDIFQQAAIGAMEKFSGEVELGVWVFSTARNGDLDWEDLSPIAPLADQAHKAQIAGIIQSLPARLGGATGLYDTTLAAVQRVRESYDPEKVNSVLLITDGRNEDENGIDLDTLLAELAKMDDPTKPVPVIMIGFGPDTDLAAMQRIAQATKGAAYSASRPEDLGTVLVDALSQRTCRPNCG; via the coding sequence GTGGGGCGTCACAGCGTGAAGGCTCCGGCGAAGAGGCCGGGGCGCGCACTCATCCTTTCCATCGTCGCGGCGCTCGCGGTCGTGGGCATCGTGGCGTCCGGCGTCTTCGTCTGGGTCGGCGGCTACCTGAACCCCCTGTTCGCCGCGGCCGACGCGGGCTGCGCCGGCAGTGAGCGGCTCGCCATCGTGGCCGACACGACGATCGCGCCGGCGCTCACCGACATCGCGAAGGAGTTCGACGCGAACTCGGAGACCTGCGTGCAGACGAAGATCACGTCGCAGGACTCGGCCGACACGTCGGCGGTGCTCGCGTCGGGCGGACTGGACGCCGACGCGTGGATCCCCGAGTCCGACGTGTGGGTCGACCGCATGTCCGCCACCGCCGCCTCGCTGGGGCAGACCCCGCCCGAGGTGGAGGTGGGCGAGGCGGTCGCAGCGACGCCCGTCGTGTTCGCCGCACCGGCCACCAAGGCCGCCCAGATCGCGAGCGAGCCGGTGACCTGGAGCCGCGTGCTCGGCGGCGGCATGCCCACGATCCTGCCCGATCCCGAGGCATCGTCGACCAGCCTCGCAGGGCTCCTCGCCCTGCGCGGGCACTCCTCGCCCGACGATCCGCGCCAGTTCGCGGGCGCCATGATCGAGCTCGGCAAGTCCATTCCCGCATCGACGGGAGCGGCGTTCGCGGCGCTCGCCGCGGTGCAGCAGCCGAGCGTCGTGATCACGAGCGAGGCGCAGGTGGCGGCGTACAACCTCGAGGAGCCGGCGGAGACGCTCGTCGCGGCCTACCCGGCCGACGGCACCGTGCTGGTCGAGTACCCGTTCGTGCGCCTCCCGTCGCAGTCCGACGACGAGGCGACCGCCGACGGCGCCGCGAACGCGACGAAGACCCGTGCCGAGCTGCTCACGGCCTTCGCGGCGGCGGTTCGCGATGCGACCGATCGGCTCGCGGCCGACGGCTTCCGCGCGCCCGACGGCACGGGCGCGATCGACGTCGCCGGCCTCGCGGCCGAGGGACCCGTGGGAGCGGCGACGGAGCTCGACGCCGCCGCACAGCTCGAGATCCTCCGGGCGTGGGCCGTGCTGACGCTCCGCTCGCGCATGCTCGCCGTCATCGACGTGTCGGGCTCGATGGAGGAGCCCGCGGAGAGCGGACTGCGGCGCATCGACATCTTCCAGCAGGCGGCGATCGGCGCCATGGAGAAGTTCTCGGGCGAGGTCGAGCTGGGCGTCTGGGTCTTCTCGACCGCGCGCAACGGCGACCTCGACTGGGAGGACCTGTCGCCGATCGCGCCGCTCGCCGACCAGGCGCACAAGGCCCAGATCGCCGGCATCATCCAGTCGCTGCCGGCCCGACTCGGCGGCGCCACCGGACTCTACGACACGACCCTCGCGGCCGTGCAGCGCGTGCGCGAGTCGTACGACCCCGAGAAGGTGAACTCGGTGCTGCTCATCACCGACGGCCGGAACGAGGACGAGAACGGCATCGACCTCGACACGCTGCTCGCCGAGCTCGCCAAGATGGACGACCCGACGAAGCCGGTGCCGGTCATCATGATCGGATTCGGTCCCGACACCGACCTCGCGGCGATGCAGCGCATCGCGCAGGCGACGAAGGGCGCGGCGTACTCCGCCTCGCGGCCCGAGGACCTCGGCACGGTGCTCGTCGACGCGCTCTCGCAGCGCACCTGCCGCCCGAACTGCGGCTGA
- a CDS encoding MDR family MFS transporter, which yields MTERAVPDLTENEPVAAGDGAPHHAQTAHHTDAEALHGKRNSRVIWLLLASAFVVILNETIMGVAIPHLVTDLGITIEAAQWLTTAFMLTMAVVIPITGFLLQRFATRPIFIAAMSLFSAGTLIAALAPGFEVLLLARVVQASGTAIMMPLLMTTLMTLVAPADRGRFMGRVSTVISVAPAIGPTISGLILTYLSWRYMFWLVLPIALVMLVIGIRRVENVSEPRVIPIDVFSVVLSAFGFGGLVYGLSLVGGVVSGTGSPAAMWISLAVGAIGIATFILRQLLLQRRDRALLDLRTFRSRNFAISVGLMVIVMAALFGTIILLPIYLQDVLHLEPAITGLLLLPGGLLMGLLGPTVGRLFDRFGPTPLLVPGAIAVSAVLWSLTMVTETTSPWLLLVAHVVLSAGLAFMFTPLFTSALGSVEPRFYSHGSAIVGTVQQVAGAAGTALFVTVMAAVTASVAVTGATAEAAQAAGLRTAFLVGAIISIGAVVGAFFVRKPADMTADAHGDAALEAASAEA from the coding sequence TTGACCGAACGCGCCGTTCCCGACCTGACCGAGAACGAGCCCGTCGCCGCCGGCGACGGGGCTCCGCACCACGCCCAGACCGCCCACCACACCGACGCCGAGGCCCTCCACGGCAAGCGCAACTCGCGCGTGATCTGGCTGCTCCTCGCGTCCGCCTTCGTCGTCATCCTCAACGAGACGATCATGGGCGTCGCCATCCCGCACCTCGTCACCGACCTCGGCATCACCATCGAGGCCGCGCAGTGGCTCACCACGGCGTTCATGCTGACGATGGCGGTCGTCATCCCCATCACGGGCTTCCTGCTGCAGCGGTTCGCCACGCGCCCGATCTTCATCGCCGCGATGAGCCTGTTCTCCGCGGGCACGCTGATCGCCGCGCTCGCGCCCGGCTTCGAGGTCCTGCTGCTCGCGCGCGTCGTGCAGGCGAGCGGCACGGCCATCATGATGCCGCTGCTCATGACCACCCTCATGACGCTGGTGGCGCCGGCCGACCGTGGCCGCTTCATGGGCCGCGTCTCGACCGTGATCTCGGTGGCGCCCGCCATCGGGCCGACGATCTCGGGCCTCATCCTCACCTACCTGTCGTGGCGGTACATGTTCTGGCTCGTGCTGCCGATCGCCCTGGTCATGCTCGTCATCGGCATCCGCCGCGTCGAGAACGTCAGCGAGCCGCGCGTCATCCCGATCGACGTGTTCTCGGTGGTCCTCTCGGCGTTCGGCTTCGGCGGCCTGGTCTACGGCCTCAGCCTCGTCGGCGGCGTCGTCTCGGGCACGGGCTCCCCCGCCGCCATGTGGATCTCGCTCGCCGTGGGCGCCATCGGCATCGCGACGTTCATCCTGCGCCAGCTGCTGCTGCAGCGTCGCGACCGCGCACTGCTCGACCTGCGCACGTTCCGGTCGCGCAACTTCGCGATCTCGGTCGGCCTCATGGTCATCGTGATGGCCGCGCTGTTCGGCACGATCATCCTGCTGCCGATCTACCTCCAAGACGTGCTGCACCTCGAGCCGGCCATCACGGGGCTCCTGCTGCTCCCGGGCGGCCTGCTCATGGGCCTCCTCGGCCCGACCGTCGGCCGCCTGTTCGACCGGTTCGGACCGACGCCGCTGCTCGTGCCGGGCGCCATCGCGGTGAGCGCCGTGCTCTGGTCGCTCACGATGGTGACCGAGACCACCTCGCCGTGGCTGCTGCTCGTCGCGCACGTGGTGCTGTCCGCCGGCCTCGCGTTCATGTTCACGCCGCTGTTCACGTCGGCGCTCGGGTCGGTCGAGCCGCGGTTCTACTCGCACGGCTCGGCCATCGTCGGCACCGTGCAGCAGGTCGCGGGCGCCGCCGGCACGGCGCTGTTCGTCACGGTCATGGCAGCCGTCACGGCCTCCGTCGCGGTGACGGGAGCGACCGCCGAGGCCGCGCAGGCGGCCGGCCTGCGCACGGCGTTCCTGGTCGGGGCGATCATCTCGATCGGCGCGGTCGTCGGCGCGTTCTTCGTCCGCAAGCCCGCCGACATGACGGCGGACGCACACGGCGACGCGGCGCTCGAGGCCGCTTCCGCCGAGGCGTGA
- a CDS encoding cysteine desulfurase family protein → MIFLDHAATTPVRREALEAMWPFLTGSFGNPSSHHGLGDEASRALESARAEVAAVVGCRPGDVVFTSGGTEADNLAIKGIALANPRGRHVVVSPIEHEAVLESADHLARVHGFTVDEVEVDAGGLVHPEALARVIRPDTALVSVQLANNEIGTVQPVAELAELAHAAGARFHTDAVQAAGWLPLSLDGLGVDALSLAGHKVGAPKGTGALVVRGRIPLEPVVHGGGQERGRRSGTENVAGAVAFATALRLAEEERADAATRVRALANPLVARIAAEVPEAVLTGDPVHRLPGTVSYVFPGTSGEAVLLELERDGVICSSGSACAAGSDEPSHVLTAIGLPAELAQTAVRFTLGAETSEHDVADAAAAVARAVSVVRAIVKP, encoded by the coding sequence GTGATCTTCCTCGACCACGCCGCCACCACGCCCGTGCGCCGCGAGGCGCTGGAGGCGATGTGGCCCTTCCTCACGGGGTCGTTCGGCAACCCGTCGAGCCACCACGGGCTGGGCGACGAGGCCTCCCGGGCGCTCGAGTCGGCGCGGGCCGAGGTGGCCGCCGTCGTCGGATGCCGCCCCGGCGACGTCGTGTTCACGAGCGGCGGCACCGAGGCCGACAACCTCGCGATCAAGGGCATCGCGCTCGCGAACCCGCGCGGCCGTCACGTCGTCGTCTCCCCGATCGAGCACGAGGCGGTACTCGAGTCCGCGGATCACCTCGCACGCGTGCACGGCTTCACGGTCGACGAGGTCGAGGTCGACGCGGGCGGCCTGGTGCATCCCGAGGCGCTGGCGCGCGTCATCCGCCCCGACACCGCGCTCGTGTCGGTGCAGCTCGCGAACAACGAGATCGGCACGGTGCAGCCCGTCGCCGAGCTCGCCGAGCTCGCGCACGCCGCGGGCGCGCGATTCCACACGGATGCCGTGCAGGCGGCCGGCTGGCTGCCGCTCTCGCTCGACGGGCTCGGCGTCGACGCGCTCTCGCTCGCCGGCCACAAGGTCGGGGCGCCCAAGGGCACGGGCGCGCTGGTCGTGCGCGGCCGGATCCCCCTCGAACCCGTCGTGCACGGCGGCGGCCAGGAGCGCGGGCGACGCTCGGGGACCGAGAACGTGGCGGGCGCCGTGGCGTTCGCGACGGCGTTGCGCCTCGCCGAGGAGGAGCGAGCGGATGCCGCGACCCGCGTCCGCGCGCTCGCGAACCCGCTCGTGGCGCGCATCGCCGCCGAGGTGCCCGAAGCCGTGCTCACCGGCGATCCCGTGCACCGGCTGCCCGGCACGGTCTCGTACGTCTTCCCGGGCACGAGCGGCGAGGCCGTGCTGCTCGAGCTCGAGCGCGACGGCGTGATCTGCTCGAGCGGGTCGGCGTGCGCCGCGGGCAGCGACGAGCCGTCGCACGTGCTCACCGCGATCGGCCTGCCCGCCGAGCTCGCGCAGACCGCCGTGCGGTTCACGCTCGGCGCCGAGACGTCCGAGCACGACGTGGCGGATGCCGCGGCCGCCGTCGCCCGGGCAGTGTCGGTGGTGCGCGCTATCGTGAAGCCATGA